The sequence GGCTAAGACATAAAAAAAAGCATCGATAGGATGCTTGTAATTTATATTAAATGGTGTCTCGTGTAGGACTCGAACCTACGACCCACTGATTAAAAGTCAGTTGCTCTACCACCTGAGCTAACGAGACATTATGGTGCCGACTAGAGGACTTGAACCCCCAACCTACTGATTACAAATCAGTTGCTCTACCAATTGAGCTAAGTCGGCAGTTTGAGCAAAAATTTGAGCAAAAAAAAATGGTGGAGGTTAACGGGCTCGAACCGCTGACCCTCTGCTTGTAAGGCAGATGCTCTCCCAACTGAGCTAAACCTCCGAATTACTTCCTTAATGCTTTACTATATTAACAAACAAATTGGACAATGTAAAGCAAATAAAGGGAAAAAACGAAATAATATGATTTATTATTCAAAACGTGATTTATTCTCTACATAAAAGCTCAATAGTCATCTTAAACAGACAAATTATCAACTAAGAAACGGAACAGAATGGTATAATAAAATCAAATAAGGAGATAATCATGAAGAACTATATTATTACACTTGATCAAGGAACTACGAGTTCACGCGCTATTATTTTCGATAAAGAATCCAACATCATCGCGAAAGCACAGACGGAGACAACCCAGATTTATCCAAAGCAGGGATGGGTAGAACAAGACCCTATGGAGATATGGGCAACACAAAGTGGTGTTCTAAACGAAGTCTTAGCACGGGCAGGGGTTGGACCCGAAGAAATTGAAACGATTGGTATTACAAATCAACGTGAAACGACAGTTGTATGGAATAAGAATACTGGAAGACCAATTTATAATGCCATTGTTTGGCAATGTCGTCGCACTGCTTCCATATGTGAAGATCTAAAGCAACAAGGTTTATCCGACTATATCAAAAAGAATACAGGATTAATAATTGACGCCTACTTTTCAGGAACTAAAGTAAAGTGGATACTTGATCATGTTGAAGGTGCTCGAGAACAAGCAAATCGTGGCGAATTATTGTTTGGGACTGTAGATTCGTGGTTACTTTATAATCTTACTGGTGGTAAAGTTCATGCAACAGACTATACCAATGCTTCAAGAACTTTGTTATACAATATAAAGCGTTTAGAGTGGGATCAGACCATTTTAAACGCGTTGGATATTCCAATGAGCATGTTACCAGAAGTGTTCGACAGCAGTCACTTATATGGCTATACAAACATTCAAGGGTATCAAATTCCAATATCCAGTGTTGTCGGAGATCAACAAGCCGCATTATTTGGTCAAACATGTTTCAATTCTGGAGATGTAAAGAATACTTATGGTACTGGGTGCTTTCTCCTCATGAACACTAAGGACCAATTTGTCGAGAGTGAAAATGGTCTTCTTACTACGATTGCGATTGGTTTGGATGGAAACATTGAATATGCATTAGAAGGTTCGGTGTTTATTGCGGGAGCCGTTATACAGTGGCTACGTGATGAACTGGGTATTATCGATGATGCCTCCGATGTGGAATACTTTGCGCAGAAAGTTCGTGATTGCGGTGGTGTTTATTTTGTTCCAGCACTTACCGGATTGGGTGCACCCTATTGGGATATGGACGCGACCGGTACAATATTTGGTTTAACACGAGGAACAAATAAAAATCATATTATACGAGCTGCTCTAGAATCCATAGCATTCCAAAGCTACGATATAATGAAAGCGATGGAGGAAGATTCAAAAATTAAAATTAAATCTTTAAAAGTTGATGGTGGTGCATCGAGCAATAATTTTTTAATGCAATTTCAAGCTGATCTTTTGGATGTGAATGTTCAACGATCCTTTACTCCTGAGTCTACATCATTAGGTGCATGCTTCTTAGCGGGATTACAAACTGGATTCTTTAAAAACAAAGATACTCTAATAGATGTACGCACAAAAAACACCTCTTGGGATTCTAAAATAAGTGATGATGAACGCTTAAAGAAATTATCTGAATGGCATCGCGCTATAGAAAAAACACTAAC is a genomic window of Erysipelothrix amsterdamensis containing:
- the glpK gene encoding glycerol kinase GlpK; protein product: MKNYIITLDQGTTSSRAIIFDKESNIIAKAQTETTQIYPKQGWVEQDPMEIWATQSGVLNEVLARAGVGPEEIETIGITNQRETTVVWNKNTGRPIYNAIVWQCRRTASICEDLKQQGLSDYIKKNTGLIIDAYFSGTKVKWILDHVEGAREQANRGELLFGTVDSWLLYNLTGGKVHATDYTNASRTLLYNIKRLEWDQTILNALDIPMSMLPEVFDSSHLYGYTNIQGYQIPISSVVGDQQAALFGQTCFNSGDVKNTYGTGCFLLMNTKDQFVESENGLLTTIAIGLDGNIEYALEGSVFIAGAVIQWLRDELGIIDDASDVEYFAQKVRDCGGVYFVPALTGLGAPYWDMDATGTIFGLTRGTNKNHIIRAALESIAFQSYDIMKAMEEDSKIKIKSLKVDGGASSNNFLMQFQADLLDVNVQRSFTPESTSLGACFLAGLQTGFFKNKDTLIDVRTKNTSWDSKISDDERLKKLSEWHRAIEKTLTQKNTHKMELT